A window of the Hordeum vulgare subsp. vulgare chromosome 5H, MorexV3_pseudomolecules_assembly, whole genome shotgun sequence genome harbors these coding sequences:
- the LOC123399345 gene encoding basic leucine zipper 19-like: MDDGDIDFSNPETYLCEAMGNDPPASCSMGSYFDDILNSDADHLACTHTHTCNPPVHDLAHHTHTCVHVHTKILSASNDDAESPPDAKKQRPSGNRAAITKYHKKKKAHTMLLEEEVAHLKAMNEQLVKKLQGHSALEAKVARLRCMLVDIRRRIEGEIGTFPYQRSVKSNEFVDQGSFLGGARVMNSCDFRCNDQLYCNLGMQQDRTMTTMVL; this comes from the coding sequence ATGGACGACGGAGACATCGACTTCTCCAACCCGGAGACGTACCTATGCGAGGCCATGGGCAACGACCCGCCCGCTAGCTGTTCCATGGGAAGCTATTTTGACGACATCCTCAACAGCGACGCCGACCACCTCGCGTGCACACACACCCACACATGCAACCCGCCCGTCCACGACCTCGCGCACCACACCCATACCTGCGTCCACGTCCACACCAAGATCCTCTCTGCCTCTAACGACGATGCCGAGTCACCACCGGACGCCAAGAAGCAACGCCCCTCAGGCAACCGCGCCGCCATCACGAAGtaccacaagaagaagaaggcccaCACCATGCTGCTCGAGGAGGAGGTGGCTCACCTCAAGGCTATGAACGAGCAGCTTGTCAAGAAGCTCCAGGGCCACTCCGCACTCGAGGCCAAGGTGGCCAGGCTCCGCTGCATGCTTGTTGATATCAGAAGAAGGATCGAAGGGGAGATTGGCACTTTCCCTTACCAGCGGTCGGTGAAAAGCAATGAGTTTGTCGACCAGGGGAGCTTTCTCGGTGGTGCACGGGTTATGAATTCCTGCGATTTCAGATGCAACGATCAGTTGTACTGCAATCTAGGAATGCAGCAGGAcaggacaatgacgacgatggtgTTATGA